In Hemitrygon akajei chromosome 9, sHemAka1.3, whole genome shotgun sequence, the following are encoded in one genomic region:
- the LOC140733439 gene encoding glutathione S-transferase alpha-4-like, which produces MSKPKLYYFNGRGKMESIRWLLAAAGVEFDEVFLETRKQYEQLLKDGFLLFEQVPMVEVDGMKLVQTNAILNYFAAKYNLLGKDIHERALIDMYSEGAKDLMILVMKHPFLSAAEKDNNLTQMETKAKIRYFPAFEKSINQQTGYMVGNQLTLADLQVLEVILMLEEKLPLILTDFPQLKKFKEKISKLPRIQKFLQPGSPKKPPPDDHYVKIAKEVLQF; this is translated from the exons ATGTCTAAGCCCAAGCTGTATTATTTCAATGGAAGAGGAAAAATGGAGTCTATTCGCTGGCTTTTGGCAGCTGCAGGAGTAGAG TTTGATGAAGTATTCCTCGAGACCAGGAAACAGTATGAGCAGCTGCTGAAAG ATGGATTTCTGCTGTTCGAACAGGTCCCAATGGTTGAGGTGGATGGGATGAAGCTGGTGCAGACCAATGCAATCTTGAACTACTTTGCAGCAAAGTACAATCTCCTTGGAAAGGACATCCATGAACGAGCACT GATTGACATGTACTCAGAAGGAGCTAAAGATCTGATGATTCTTGTGATGAAGCACCCCTTCCTTTCGGCTGCAGAGAAGGACAACAACCTCACCCAGATGGAAACAAAGGCCAAAATCAGATACTTCCCTGCATTTGAGAAG AGCATTAATCAACAGACAGGATACATGGTCGGGAATCAGCTTACCCTTGCTGATCTGCAAGTTCTGGAGGTTATCCTGATGCTGGAGGAGAAATTACCACTCATTCTGACTGATTTCCCACAGCTGAAG AAATTCAAGGAGAAGATCAGCAAGTTGCCGAGAATTCAGAAGTTCTTGCAGCCAGGAAGTCCCAAGAAGCCGCCACCAGATGATCATTACGTTAAAATTGCAAAAGAAGTTCTCCAATTCTGA